A single window of Archangium gephyra DNA harbors:
- a CDS encoding nucleotidyltransferase family protein: protein MATSLLDTIRVLASFDPPRGSLRGAPWEEYVDWAIAQGLAPLASYNLQYRMPGADAPEWVRDQLLSIYSGSVNDNVMKLVNFKRCVDELEGRKLLLIGAAAFADTLYPHVAFRPVLEIQMLLRRMDVDGFAGYLAQHEFRPEPEAPAHGAVKVLSDGRTAIHLYADVLGTAGRAEVQGIFERAKPMKMYGPSLFRPDLEDAVLLVCLEQAREGYQVPWLSFVDLRELMTGAKAMGGVYSRPVDVAVLLERAKAWKLERALYTSLSIVAGLFPETAEALKPALPPLRRATRELLERLVVQPASVPGKMSHVRGSERLRRLLTGQ, encoded by the coding sequence ATGGCCACCAGCCTCCTCGACACCATTCGCGTCCTCGCCTCCTTCGACCCGCCCCGTGGCTCGCTGCGGGGTGCTCCCTGGGAGGAGTACGTGGACTGGGCCATCGCCCAGGGCCTGGCGCCGCTGGCCTCCTACAACCTCCAGTACCGCATGCCCGGAGCGGATGCGCCGGAGTGGGTGCGGGACCAGTTGCTGAGCATCTACTCGGGCTCGGTCAACGACAACGTGATGAAGCTCGTCAACTTCAAGCGCTGCGTGGACGAGCTGGAGGGCCGCAAGCTGCTTCTCATCGGAGCGGCGGCCTTCGCCGACACGCTCTACCCGCACGTGGCCTTCCGCCCCGTGCTGGAAATCCAGATGCTGCTGCGGCGCATGGACGTGGATGGCTTCGCCGGCTACCTCGCCCAGCACGAGTTCCGCCCCGAGCCCGAGGCGCCGGCCCATGGCGCCGTCAAGGTGCTGTCCGATGGCCGCACCGCCATCCACCTCTACGCCGATGTGCTCGGCACCGCGGGCCGTGCCGAGGTGCAGGGCATCTTCGAGCGCGCCAAGCCCATGAAGATGTACGGCCCGTCCCTGTTCCGCCCGGACCTGGAGGACGCGGTGCTGCTGGTGTGCCTGGAGCAGGCGCGCGAGGGCTACCAGGTGCCCTGGCTGTCCTTCGTGGACCTGCGCGAGCTGATGACGGGGGCGAAGGCGATGGGCGGTGTCTACTCGCGCCCCGTGGACGTGGCGGTGCTGCTGGAGCGGGCGAAGGCGTGGAAGCTGGAGCGCGCCCTCTACACCTCGCTGTCCATCGTGGCGGGGCTCTTCCCCGAGACGGCCGAGGCGCTCAAGCCGGCCCTGCCGCCGCTGCGCCGCGCCACGCGTGAGCTGCTGGAGCGCCTGGTCGTCCAGCCGGCGAGCGTGCCGGGGAAGATGAGCCATGTGCGGGGCTCGGAGCGTTTGCGCCGGTTGCTGACCGGGCAGTGA
- a CDS encoding UDP-glucose dehydrogenase family protein — protein MHIAIIGTGYVGLVAGTCFADSGNDVVCVDIDARKIAQLQAGEIPIYEPGLEELIRKNTRDQRLSFTTELAPAVARSQVVFIAVGTPEGESGEADLQYVLAAAEQVGRAMRQYTVVVDKSTVPVGTADKVREVLARVSEVEFDVVSNPEFLKEGAALDDFLKPDRVVIGAESERARKVMGQLYAPFVRTENPILYMDTRSAELTKYAANAMLATRISFMNDMAALCERVGADVDFVRKGMGADKRIGYPFLFPGVGYGGSCFPKDVKALVAKGRELGMELDLLRAVERTNERQKKLLVQKALKHFGSLEGRTFAVWGLAFKPKTDDMREAPSVEVIEGLLAKGAKVAAHDPVAERTARRVLGDRIRYTTVPYEALEGADALFVVTEWNEFRHPDFERMKALMKSPVIFDGRNIYDPARMRELGFTYMGLGRK, from the coding sequence ATGCACATCGCCATCATTGGAACCGGTTACGTGGGACTGGTCGCGGGCACCTGCTTCGCGGACTCGGGCAACGACGTCGTCTGCGTGGATATCGACGCGCGGAAGATCGCCCAGCTGCAAGCGGGGGAGATTCCCATCTACGAGCCGGGGCTCGAGGAGCTCATCCGCAAGAACACGCGGGATCAGCGGTTGAGCTTCACCACGGAGCTGGCGCCGGCGGTGGCGCGCTCGCAGGTGGTGTTCATCGCGGTGGGCACGCCCGAGGGCGAGAGCGGTGAGGCGGACCTCCAGTACGTGCTGGCGGCGGCGGAGCAGGTGGGCCGGGCCATGCGGCAGTACACGGTGGTGGTGGACAAGAGCACCGTGCCGGTGGGCACCGCCGACAAGGTGCGCGAGGTCCTCGCCCGCGTATCGGAGGTGGAGTTCGACGTCGTCTCCAACCCCGAGTTCCTCAAGGAAGGCGCGGCGCTGGACGACTTCCTCAAGCCGGACCGCGTGGTGATTGGCGCCGAGTCCGAGCGGGCGCGCAAGGTGATGGGGCAGCTGTACGCGCCGTTCGTGCGCACGGAGAACCCCATCCTCTACATGGACACGCGCTCGGCCGAGCTGACGAAGTACGCGGCCAACGCGATGCTGGCCACGCGCATCTCGTTCATGAACGACATGGCCGCGCTGTGCGAGCGCGTGGGCGCGGACGTGGACTTCGTGCGCAAGGGCATGGGCGCGGACAAGCGCATCGGCTATCCGTTCCTCTTCCCGGGCGTGGGCTACGGCGGCAGCTGCTTCCCCAAGGACGTGAAGGCGCTGGTGGCCAAGGGCCGCGAGCTGGGGATGGAGCTGGACTTGCTGCGCGCGGTGGAGCGCACCAACGAGCGGCAGAAGAAGCTGCTGGTGCAGAAGGCGCTGAAGCACTTCGGCTCGCTGGAGGGGCGCACGTTCGCGGTGTGGGGCCTGGCCTTCAAGCCCAAGACGGACGACATGCGCGAGGCGCCGTCGGTGGAGGTCATCGAGGGCCTGCTGGCCAAGGGCGCGAAGGTGGCGGCGCATGATCCGGTGGCCGAGCGCACCGCGCGCCGCGTGCTGGGAGACCGCATCCGCTACACGACCGTGCCCTACGAGGCGCTGGAGGGCGCGGACGCGCTCTTCGTCGTCACGGAGTGGAACGAGTTCCGCCACCCGGACTTCGAGCGCATGAAGGCGCTGATGAAGAGCCCGGTCATCTTCGACGGCCGCAACATCTACGATCCGGCGCGGATGCGCGAGCTGGGCTTCACGTACATGGGCCTGGGCCGCAAGTAG
- a CDS encoding CHAT domain-containing protein — MPRGGAEPSRQCLDIEIDRSGDEFQVKAMGSRDERPAPHGLTPAVTSDALSQFATNLREAALRAAPLGAQRLEQSQSFHQALFRGELETVKERLREAAGGEPLLVRFLLRDGALQAFPWEALCEPQTQLGFLGNSPKLLPVRGVLSKEPWQPREVRGAVRVLAVAPMHEGALARLRGALSESIDAGEIEWLEPLTGSRTRKSSLLERLRSEPIPHVIHFIGHGGVRKGLPSLRLADDEDEESWVEAELLAQQLQAGTRGYLRLVVLEACEGAAPGEQASAAELLTRDGADAVVAHLWPVKADVAELCSKTFYRTLTGRTLQHGDVAFSLNEARRTVLTSFQGSAEAFSPVLYLRARNSILFDFKGRKVVVPPRAPAPVTPDSCREVPAALRQLLSSRFSLVLGDRWMDEGPLLESFRQQLQTKLVARAPLSSPDGALSTLAQHYALHIGEQSLDSEFKKVFRGAAPESPLVEALARRLPPGVHITLMRRPVLENALARHHARQSLYLVQPPLPGSGEDSPLVLRYEAGAESWEPVEAPLESIDPERDYVVLRLYSGYLPSNDYRKPLLTEDDFLLGIHLGSLLPPVLADPVLRALNRHPALLLGMSLHTWHHRMMLYRLFGKRPLPIGSLVTLGPGEPEQSVWVSGKGLPGRVGIQAIESTPTELSVWLDEQAREEAP, encoded by the coding sequence ATGCCTCGCGGGGGAGCAGAACCTTCCAGACAGTGCCTGGACATCGAGATCGACCGATCGGGCGATGAGTTCCAGGTGAAGGCCATGGGCAGCCGGGATGAACGGCCGGCGCCGCATGGCCTGACGCCAGCCGTCACCTCGGACGCGCTGAGCCAGTTCGCCACCAACTTGCGCGAGGCGGCCCTCCGGGCGGCTCCGCTCGGGGCGCAACGGCTCGAGCAATCCCAGTCGTTCCACCAGGCGCTCTTCCGGGGCGAGCTGGAGACGGTGAAGGAGCGGCTGCGCGAGGCCGCCGGGGGGGAGCCCCTGCTGGTGCGCTTCCTGCTGCGCGACGGTGCGCTCCAGGCCTTCCCGTGGGAGGCGCTGTGCGAGCCCCAGACGCAGCTCGGGTTCCTGGGCAACTCGCCGAAGCTGCTGCCGGTCCGAGGCGTGCTCTCGAAGGAGCCGTGGCAGCCCCGCGAGGTGCGTGGAGCGGTGCGGGTGCTGGCCGTCGCGCCGATGCACGAGGGGGCGCTCGCCAGACTGCGCGGTGCACTCAGTGAGAGCATCGACGCGGGCGAGATCGAATGGCTCGAGCCTCTCACCGGCTCGCGCACCCGGAAGAGCTCTCTCCTGGAGCGGTTGAGGAGCGAGCCCATTCCCCACGTCATCCACTTCATCGGCCACGGCGGCGTGCGCAAGGGCCTGCCGTCCCTCCGGCTCGCGGATGACGAGGACGAGGAGTCCTGGGTGGAGGCGGAGCTGCTGGCGCAACAGCTCCAGGCGGGGACGCGCGGATACCTGCGCCTGGTGGTGCTGGAGGCCTGCGAGGGCGCGGCTCCCGGGGAGCAGGCCAGCGCGGCGGAGCTGCTCACGCGGGACGGGGCGGATGCGGTCGTCGCCCACCTCTGGCCCGTGAAGGCCGACGTGGCGGAGCTGTGCTCGAAGACGTTCTACCGGACGCTCACCGGCAGGACGCTTCAGCACGGGGACGTGGCGTTCAGCCTCAACGAGGCCCGGCGGACCGTGCTGACCAGCTTCCAGGGCAGCGCCGAGGCCTTCTCGCCCGTGCTGTACCTGCGGGCGCGCAACTCCATCCTGTTTGACTTCAAGGGCCGGAAGGTCGTGGTGCCTCCGCGAGCCCCAGCGCCTGTGACTCCGGACTCGTGCCGTGAGGTGCCCGCGGCCTTGCGGCAGCTCCTGTCGAGCCGCTTCTCACTGGTGCTGGGTGACCGGTGGATGGACGAGGGCCCGCTGCTGGAGAGCTTCCGCCAGCAACTCCAGACGAAGCTCGTGGCCCGGGCACCGCTCTCCTCTCCCGACGGAGCCCTGAGCACCCTCGCGCAGCACTACGCGCTCCATATTGGAGAGCAGTCGCTGGACTCCGAGTTCAAGAAGGTGTTCCGGGGCGCGGCTCCCGAGTCGCCCCTCGTCGAGGCGCTCGCCCGGCGGCTGCCGCCCGGAGTCCACATCACGCTGATGCGGCGCCCGGTGTTGGAGAACGCGCTGGCGCGGCACCATGCCCGGCAATCCCTCTACCTCGTCCAGCCTCCCCTCCCCGGGTCGGGCGAGGACTCGCCCCTGGTGCTGCGGTACGAGGCGGGCGCGGAGAGCTGGGAGCCAGTCGAGGCGCCCCTGGAGTCGATTGATCCGGAGAGGGATTACGTGGTGCTCCGGCTCTACAGCGGCTACCTGCCCTCGAACGACTACCGCAAGCCGCTGCTCACCGAGGACGACTTCCTGCTGGGAATCCACCTGGGCTCCCTGCTTCCCCCCGTGCTCGCGGACCCGGTGCTGCGCGCGTTGAACAGGCACCCGGCGCTGCTGCTGGGGATGTCCCTGCACACCTGGCATCACCGGATGATGCTCTACCGGCTTTTCGGCAAGCGCCCCCTGCCCATTGGAAGCCTCGTCACCCTGGGGCCCGGAGAGCCAGAGCAGTCCGTGTGGGTGAGCGGCAAGGGCCTGCCGGGCCGGGTGGGCATCCAGGCCATCGAATCGACTCCCACGGAGCTGAGCGTGTGGCTCGATGAGCAGGCTCGGGAGGAGGCGCCATGA